Proteins found in one Poecilia reticulata strain Guanapo linkage group LG6, Guppy_female_1.0+MT, whole genome shotgun sequence genomic segment:
- the cetp gene encoding cholesteryl ester transfer protein — MPGDTLPLLLLLSLFGTTHSCLQDPSSAYKYTGVVCRLTYPAAAVLNEKTTKVIEAAFQHARYPSMQGEKSAGFFGKVSYGLENLEIYNLSIGRSDFELRPGEGIGLEINNVSAVFSGTILYGYGSWLMNVGHRLDFEVETQIDLGINPKLYCGNSKVAADTSDCYLNFHKFRLYLEGDKEPNWLKKLFTDFITFTVKLVVKGQICKEINKLADILAEFIQDTAADFLSDGGISVDIGVTTTPLITANYIESYHKGLTTYLNLTSVINASVFLPDHLTENRMLYFWFSDEVFKPLIAAAHQDGRFQLNISSEELKTLFETNLSSIKPEYVEKCLLGSASPELRAWSSSIPTLNTSTVGTSVWAQATGELYCGSRSKPVLSFQTNITVDVTASYADKKLFLHGKPRQISVIRAELPQQTTLINDDDAQVEFIREAVEKIGVPKVLSVLEVEITRLMDKQGANLFDIIDPEVLHQEGYIVTRMDFGFPHHLLVDFLKRTLQ, encoded by the exons ATGCCAGGCGACACTCTcccactgctgctgctcctctctctGTTTGGAACGACCCACAGCTGCCTTCAGGATCCTTCTTCGGCCTACAAATACACTGGAGTTGTGTGCAGACTCACCTATCCTGCGGCTGCTGTGT TGAATGAGAAAACCACTAAAGTTATTGAGGCAGCTTTCCAACATGCCCGTTACCCAAGCATGCAAGGAGAGAAATCTGCTGGTTTCTTTGGCAAAGTCTCATATGGCCTAGAAAA TTTGGAGATTTACAACCTGTCGATCGGCCGGAGTGACTTTGAGCTGCGTCCAGGGGAAGGCATCGGTCTGGAGATAAACAACGTCTCCGCTGTGTTCAGTGGCACCATTCTGTACGGATACGGAAGCTGGCT AATGAATGTTGGACACAGACTTGACTTTGAGGTTGAAACTCAGATTGATCTTGGAATCAACCCAAAACTTT ACTGCGGTAATTCAAAGGTCGCTGCAGACACTTCTGATTGTTACCTGAATTTTCACAAGTTTCGCCTCTATCTGGAGGGAGACAAGGA GCCCAACTGGCTGAAGAAGCTCTTCACTGACTTCATCACCTTCACAGTTAAGCTGGTCGTCAAAGGACAG ATCTGCAAAGAAATCAACAAGCTGGCAGACATCCTGGCTGAATTTATACAAGACACAGCAG CTGACTTCCTCAGTGATGGCGGCATCAGTGTTGACATTGGTGTAACTACGACTCCTCTCATCACAGCGAACTACATAGAGTCCTACCACAAG GGTCTGACAACCTACTTGAACTTGACTTCTGTGATCAACGCCTCAGTTTTTCTCCCAGATCACCTGACTGAAAACAGGATGCTTTACTTCTGGTTCTCAG ATGAAGTTTTCAAACCACTGATTGCTGCTGCTCATCAAGATGGCCGCTTCCAACTTAACATCTCATCAGAAGAGCTTAAG acACTTTTTGAGACAAATCTCTCCAGCATCAAGCCTGAATATGTTGAAAag TGCTTGTTGGGATCAGCCTCCCCTGAGCTGCGAGCGTGGAGCTCCTCCATTCCCACTCTGAACACATCCACCGTGGGAACGTCAGTCTGGGCCCAGGCCACCGGAGAGCTCTACTGTGGGAGTCGAAGCAAACCAGTGCTGTCCTTTCAAACG AACATCACCGTAGACGTCACAGCTTCCTATGCAGATAAGAAACTCTTTCTCCATGGCAAACCACGACA GATCTCTGTCATCCGAGCTGAGCTGCCCCAGCAGACTACACTG ATAAACGACGACGACGCTCAAGTTGAGTTTATAAGGGAAGCTGTGGAGAAAATAGGCGTTCCTAAAGTCCTGTCTG ttttggAGGTGGAGATAACCAGGTTGATGGACAAACAGGGGGCAAACTTGTTTGATATCATTGACCCTGAGGTGCTTCATCAGGAA GGATATATTGTGACTCGGATGGATTTCGGTTTCCCTCATCATCTTCTTGTGGACTTCCTCAAGAGGACGCTGCAGTAA